One Halobacterium sp. DL1 DNA window includes the following coding sequences:
- a CDS encoding aminoglycoside phosphotransferase produces MTTGDSDDTYFDRLVDEDALEAYLRANLGETETFDIEVHQAGHSNETLFLTWGDRDLVLRRPPPGETAEKAHDVLREYEVLSALQSTDVPLPETVLASDDHSIIGSDFYLTTRMAGDVIRETEPERFGTADHRRTLGEELVDTLAAIHEVDHEAVGLGDFGHPDGFTERQVERWTKQLDWAFEVTGEVREIPRLETVGDWLSANVPEQTDAALVHGDYKLDNVMYAPGTPPAVVGVLDWELATLGDPLTDLGWLLAFWRDDGDPEPSVPELQTTITERPGYATRAELVDRYEQRTGVNLEHDRFYRTLAVYKLAGLGEMFFRRHLEGNSDDPLYPVMEHRVPDLAERAMRIIDGEETL; encoded by the coding sequence ATGACCACTGGTGATTCGGACGACACGTACTTCGACCGACTCGTCGACGAGGACGCGCTCGAGGCGTACCTGCGGGCGAACCTCGGGGAGACCGAGACGTTCGACATCGAGGTTCACCAGGCCGGCCACTCCAACGAGACGCTGTTCCTGACGTGGGGTGACCGCGACCTGGTGCTGCGCCGACCTCCGCCCGGAGAGACGGCGGAGAAAGCACACGACGTCCTCCGGGAGTACGAGGTGCTGTCAGCGCTCCAGTCGACGGACGTCCCTCTCCCGGAGACGGTGCTGGCCTCCGACGACCACTCCATCATCGGGAGCGACTTCTACCTCACGACGCGAATGGCGGGCGACGTCATCCGGGAGACGGAACCCGAACGGTTCGGCACGGCGGACCACCGCCGGACGCTCGGCGAGGAACTCGTGGACACGCTCGCGGCCATCCACGAGGTGGACCACGAGGCGGTCGGTCTCGGCGACTTCGGTCACCCGGACGGGTTCACGGAGCGCCAGGTCGAGCGGTGGACGAAACAGCTCGACTGGGCCTTCGAGGTCACCGGGGAGGTCCGCGAGATTCCCCGCCTGGAGACGGTCGGCGACTGGCTCTCGGCGAACGTCCCAGAGCAGACGGACGCCGCGCTCGTCCACGGCGACTACAAGCTCGACAACGTGATGTACGCCCCGGGCACGCCGCCAGCGGTCGTCGGTGTCCTCGACTGGGAGCTGGCGACCCTCGGCGACCCGCTGACGGACCTCGGGTGGTTGCTTGCGTTCTGGCGGGACGACGGCGACCCCGAGCCTTCGGTCCCCGAACTCCAAACGACGATCACCGAGCGCCCCGGCTACGCGACCCGCGCCGAACTCGTCGACCGCTACGAGCAGCGGACGGGCGTGAATCTCGAGCACGACCGGTTCTACCGAACGCTGGCGGTGTACAAGCTCGCGGGACTGGGCGAGATGTTCTTCCGCCGGCACCTCGAGGGGAACAGCGACGACCCGCTCTACCCGGTGATGGAACACCGCGTCCCGGACCTCGCGGAGCGCGCCATGCGGATTATCGACGGCGAAGAGACGCTGTAA